A genome region from Panthera leo isolate Ple1 chromosome A2, P.leo_Ple1_pat1.1, whole genome shotgun sequence includes the following:
- the MAN2B1 gene encoding lysosomal alpha-mannosidase isoform X1 yields MGADARPLGVRAGGGGRGAARPGTRSRALPPPLPPLSFLLLLLAAPGARAAGYETCPMVHPDMLNVHLVAHTHDDVGWLKTVDQYFYGIHNDVQHAGVQYILDSVISSLLVEPTRRFIYVEIAFFSRWWHQQTNATQEVVRDLVRQGRLEFANGGWVMNDEAATHYGAIIDQMTLGLRFLEDTFGKDGRPRVAWHIDPFGHSREQASLFAQMGFDGFFFGRLDYQDKRVREEKLEMEQVWRASASLKPPVADLFTSVLPNIYNPPEKLCWDTLCADKPIVEDRRSPEYNAKELVDYFLQLATAQGQHFRTNHTIMTMGSDFQYENANMWFRNLDRLIQLVNAQQQANGSRVNVLYSTPACYLWELNKANLTWSVKQDDFFPYADGPHQFWTGYFSSRPALKRYERLSYNFLQVCNQLEALAGPAANVGPYGSGDSAPLNEAMAVLQHHDAVSGTSKQHVADDYARQLAAGWDPCEVLLSNALARLSGSKEDFTYCRNLNVSVCPLSQTAKNFQVTIYNPLGRKIDWMVRLPVSKHGFVVRDPNGTVVPSDVVMLPSSDGQELLFPASVPALGFSIYSVSQVPGQRPHAHKPQPRSQRPWSRVLAIQNEHIRARFDPDTGLLVEMENLDQNLLLPVRQAFYWYNASVGNNLSTQVSGAYIFRPNQEKPLMVSRWAQTRLVKTPLVQEVHQNFSAWCSQVVRLYRGQRHLELEWTVGPIPVGDGWGKEIISRFDTVLETKGLFYTDSNGREILERRRDYRPTWKLNQTETVAGNYYPVNSRIYIRDGNMQLTVLTDRSQGGSSLRDGSLELMVHRRLLKDDGRGVGEALLEDGLGRWVRGRHLVLLDKVRTAATGHRLQAEKEVLAPQVVLAPGGGAPYHLKVAPRKQFSGLRRELPPSVHLLTLARWDQKTLLLRLEHQFAVGEDSGNLSSPVTLDLTDLFSAFTITYLQETTLVANQLRASASRLKWTPNTGPTPLPSPSRLDPATITLQPMEIRTFLASVQWEEHG; encoded by the exons ATGGGGGCCGACGCGCGGCCTTTGGGGGTCCGCGCTGGCGGTGGCGGCCGGGGCGCGGCGAGGCCCGGGACGAGGTCCCGCGCGCTCCCGCCACCGCTCccgcctctctccttcctcttgttACTGCTGGCGGCGCCTGGCGCTCGGGCCGCGGGATATGAG ACATGCCCTATGGTACATCCGGACATGCTCAATGTGCACCTGGTGGCCCACACACATGATGATGTGGGCTGGCTCAAGACGGTGGACCAGTACTTTTATGGCA TCCATAATGACGTCCAGCACGCAGGTGTGCAGTACATCCTAGACTCGGTCATCTCTTCTCTGCTGGTGGAGCCCACCCGCCGATTCATCTATGTGGAGATTGCCTTCTTCTCCCGTTGGTGGCACCAGCAGACAAATGCAACACAGGAAGTTGTGCGGGACCTGGTGCGCCAGG GGCGCCTGGAGTTTGCCAACGGTGGCTGGGTGATGAATGATGAGGCAGCCACGCACTATGGAGCCATTATAGACCAGATGACACTGGGACTGCGCTTCCTGGAAGACACCTTTGGCAAAGATGGGCGCCCCCGTGTGGCCTGGCACATTGATCCCTTCGGTCACTCTCGGGAGCAGGCCTCGCTGTTCGCACAG atGGGCTTTGATGGCTTCTTCTTCGGGCGTCTGGATTATCAAGATAAGAGAGTGCGGGAAGAGAAGTTAGAGATGGAGCAGGTTTGGCGGGCTAGCGCCAGCCTGAAGCCCCCAGTGGCCGACCTCTTTACCA GTGTGCTCCCCAATATTTACAACCCACCTGAGAAACTGTGCTGGGACACGCTGTGTGCTGACAAGCCGATCGTGGAGGACCGGCGCAGCCCTGAGTACAACGCCAAGGAGCTGGTCGATTACTTCCTGCAGTTGGCCACTGCCCAG GGCCAGCACTTCCGCACCAACCACACCATAATGACCATGGGCTCAGACTTCCAATATGAGAATGCCAACATGTGGTTCAGGAACCTCGACAGGCTCATCCAGCTGGTCAACGCCCAG CAGCAGGCCAACGGGAGCCGCGTCAATGTTCTCTACTCCACTCCCGCCTGTTACCTCTGGGAGCTGAACAAGGCCAACCTCACCtg GTCTGTGAAACAGGATGACTTCTTTCCCTACGCCGACGGCCCTCACCAGTTTTGGACTGGCTACTTTTCCAGCCGGCCGGCCCTCAAACGCTACGAGCGCCTCAGCTACAACTTTCTGCAG gtGTGCAACCAGCTGGAGGCGCTGGCGGGTCCGGCGGCCAACGTGGGACCCTACGGCTCGGGAGACAGCGCACCCCTCA ATGAGGCGATGGCCGTGCTCCAGCACCACGACGCGGTCAGCGGAACGTCCAAGCAGCACGTGGCCGACGACTACGCGCGACAGCTGGCTGCCGGCTGGGACCCCTGCGAG GTTCTTCTGAGCAACGCGCTGGCGCGGCTCAGCGGCTCCAAGGAGGACTTCACGTACTGCCGAAACCTCAACGTCAGCGTCTGTCCGCTCAGCCAGACAGCGAAGAAC TTCCAAGTGACTATTTATAACCCCTTGGGACGGAAAATAGATTGGATGGTGCGGCTGCCAGTCAGCAAACACGGTTTCGTCGTGAGGGACCCGAATGGCACAGTTGTGCCCAGCGAT GTGGTGATGCTTCCTAGCTCAGACGGTCAGGAACTGCTTTTCCCAGCCTCGGTGCCTGCCCTGGGCTTCAGCATCTACTCAGTAAGCCAGGTGCCTGGCCAGCGCCCCCACGCCCACAAACCCCAGCCCAGATCCCAGCGGCCCTGGTCCCGTGTCTTGGCCATCCAAAATGAG CACATCCGGGCTAGGTttgaccctgacacagggctcttgGTGGAGATGGAGAACCTGGACCAGAACCTCCTGCTACCTGTTCGCCAAGCCTTCTACTG GTACAACGCCAGTGTAGGCAACAACCTAAGCACCCAGGTCTCAGGTGCCTACATCTTCAGACCCAACCAAGAGAAACCGTTGATGGTGAGCCGCTGGGCTCAAACGCGCCTGGTGAAG ACACCCTTGGTGCAGGAGGTTCACCAGAACTTCTCAGCCTGGTGTTCCCAAGTGGTTCGCTTGTACCGAGGACAGCGGCACCTGGAGCTCGAGTGGACGGTGGGACCAATCCCTGTGGG TGACGGCTGGGGGAAGGAGATCATCAGTCGCTTTGACACGGTGCTGGAGACGAAAGGACTCTTTTACACAGACAGCAATGGCCGAGAGATCCTGGAGAGGAG gcGGGATTATCGACCCACCTGGAAGCTGAACCAGACTGAGACAGTGGCGGGAAACTACTATCCAGTCAACAGCCGCATTTACATCAGG gATGGCAACATGCAGCTGACAGTGCTGACCGACCGCTCCCAGGGGGGCAGCAGCCTGAGGGATGGCTCTCTGGAGCTCATG GTGCACCGAAGGCTCCTGAAGGATGACGGACGTGGCGTAGGGGAGGCGTTACTGGAGGACGGGTTGGGGCGGTGGGTGCGAGGGCGCCACCTCGTGCTGCTGGACAAGGTCCGGACCGCGGCCACCGGGCACCGGttgcaggcagagaaggaggtCCTGGCCCCACAGGTGGTGCTGGCCCCGGGTGGCGGCGCCCCCTACCATCTGAAAGTCGCCCCgcgcaagcag TTCTCGGGGCTGCGCCGGGAGCTGCCTCCCTCCGTACACCTGCTCACGCTGGCCCGCTGGGACCAGAAAACGCTGCTGTTGCGCTTGGAGCACCAGTTCGCTGTAGGGGAGGACTCTGGCAACCTGAGCTCCCCCGTGACCTTGGATTTGACG GACCTCTTCTCCGCCTTCACCATCACCTACCTGCAGGAGACCACGCTGGTGGCCAACCAGCTCCGGGCCAGCGCCTCCAGGCTCAAGTGGACACCAAACACGG gccccacacccctgccctctccctctcggCTGGACCCCGCCACCATCACGCTGCAGCCCATGGAAATCAGAACCTTCCTGGCTTCGGTCCAGTGGGAGGAGCATGGCTAG
- the MAN2B1 gene encoding lysosomal alpha-mannosidase isoform X2, whose amino-acid sequence MGADARPLGVRAGGGGRGAARPGTRSRALPPPLPPLSFLLLLLAAPGARAAGYETCPMVHPDMLNVHLVAHTHDDVGWLKTVDQYFYGIHNDVQHAGVQYILDSVISSLLVEPTRRFIYVEIAFFSRWWHQQTNATQEVVRDLVRQGRLEFANGGWVMNDEAATHYGAIIDQMTLGLRFLEDTFGKDGRPRVAWHIDPFGHSREQASLFAQMGFDGFFFGRLDYQDKRVREEKLEMEQVWRASASLKPPVADLFTSVLPNIYNPPEKLCWDTLCADKPIVEDRRSPEYNAKELVDYFLQLATAQGQHFRTNHTIMTMGSDFQYENANMWFRNLDRLIQLVNAQQANGSRVNVLYSTPACYLWELNKANLTWSVKQDDFFPYADGPHQFWTGYFSSRPALKRYERLSYNFLQVCNQLEALAGPAANVGPYGSGDSAPLNEAMAVLQHHDAVSGTSKQHVADDYARQLAAGWDPCEVLLSNALARLSGSKEDFTYCRNLNVSVCPLSQTAKNFQVTIYNPLGRKIDWMVRLPVSKHGFVVRDPNGTVVPSDVVMLPSSDGQELLFPASVPALGFSIYSVSQVPGQRPHAHKPQPRSQRPWSRVLAIQNEHIRARFDPDTGLLVEMENLDQNLLLPVRQAFYWYNASVGNNLSTQVSGAYIFRPNQEKPLMVSRWAQTRLVKTPLVQEVHQNFSAWCSQVVRLYRGQRHLELEWTVGPIPVGDGWGKEIISRFDTVLETKGLFYTDSNGREILERRRDYRPTWKLNQTETVAGNYYPVNSRIYIRDGNMQLTVLTDRSQGGSSLRDGSLELMVHRRLLKDDGRGVGEALLEDGLGRWVRGRHLVLLDKVRTAATGHRLQAEKEVLAPQVVLAPGGGAPYHLKVAPRKQFSGLRRELPPSVHLLTLARWDQKTLLLRLEHQFAVGEDSGNLSSPVTLDLTDLFSAFTITYLQETTLVANQLRASASRLKWTPNTGPTPLPSPSRLDPATITLQPMEIRTFLASVQWEEHG is encoded by the exons ATGGGGGCCGACGCGCGGCCTTTGGGGGTCCGCGCTGGCGGTGGCGGCCGGGGCGCGGCGAGGCCCGGGACGAGGTCCCGCGCGCTCCCGCCACCGCTCccgcctctctccttcctcttgttACTGCTGGCGGCGCCTGGCGCTCGGGCCGCGGGATATGAG ACATGCCCTATGGTACATCCGGACATGCTCAATGTGCACCTGGTGGCCCACACACATGATGATGTGGGCTGGCTCAAGACGGTGGACCAGTACTTTTATGGCA TCCATAATGACGTCCAGCACGCAGGTGTGCAGTACATCCTAGACTCGGTCATCTCTTCTCTGCTGGTGGAGCCCACCCGCCGATTCATCTATGTGGAGATTGCCTTCTTCTCCCGTTGGTGGCACCAGCAGACAAATGCAACACAGGAAGTTGTGCGGGACCTGGTGCGCCAGG GGCGCCTGGAGTTTGCCAACGGTGGCTGGGTGATGAATGATGAGGCAGCCACGCACTATGGAGCCATTATAGACCAGATGACACTGGGACTGCGCTTCCTGGAAGACACCTTTGGCAAAGATGGGCGCCCCCGTGTGGCCTGGCACATTGATCCCTTCGGTCACTCTCGGGAGCAGGCCTCGCTGTTCGCACAG atGGGCTTTGATGGCTTCTTCTTCGGGCGTCTGGATTATCAAGATAAGAGAGTGCGGGAAGAGAAGTTAGAGATGGAGCAGGTTTGGCGGGCTAGCGCCAGCCTGAAGCCCCCAGTGGCCGACCTCTTTACCA GTGTGCTCCCCAATATTTACAACCCACCTGAGAAACTGTGCTGGGACACGCTGTGTGCTGACAAGCCGATCGTGGAGGACCGGCGCAGCCCTGAGTACAACGCCAAGGAGCTGGTCGATTACTTCCTGCAGTTGGCCACTGCCCAG GGCCAGCACTTCCGCACCAACCACACCATAATGACCATGGGCTCAGACTTCCAATATGAGAATGCCAACATGTGGTTCAGGAACCTCGACAGGCTCATCCAGCTGGTCAACGCCCAG CAGGCCAACGGGAGCCGCGTCAATGTTCTCTACTCCACTCCCGCCTGTTACCTCTGGGAGCTGAACAAGGCCAACCTCACCtg GTCTGTGAAACAGGATGACTTCTTTCCCTACGCCGACGGCCCTCACCAGTTTTGGACTGGCTACTTTTCCAGCCGGCCGGCCCTCAAACGCTACGAGCGCCTCAGCTACAACTTTCTGCAG gtGTGCAACCAGCTGGAGGCGCTGGCGGGTCCGGCGGCCAACGTGGGACCCTACGGCTCGGGAGACAGCGCACCCCTCA ATGAGGCGATGGCCGTGCTCCAGCACCACGACGCGGTCAGCGGAACGTCCAAGCAGCACGTGGCCGACGACTACGCGCGACAGCTGGCTGCCGGCTGGGACCCCTGCGAG GTTCTTCTGAGCAACGCGCTGGCGCGGCTCAGCGGCTCCAAGGAGGACTTCACGTACTGCCGAAACCTCAACGTCAGCGTCTGTCCGCTCAGCCAGACAGCGAAGAAC TTCCAAGTGACTATTTATAACCCCTTGGGACGGAAAATAGATTGGATGGTGCGGCTGCCAGTCAGCAAACACGGTTTCGTCGTGAGGGACCCGAATGGCACAGTTGTGCCCAGCGAT GTGGTGATGCTTCCTAGCTCAGACGGTCAGGAACTGCTTTTCCCAGCCTCGGTGCCTGCCCTGGGCTTCAGCATCTACTCAGTAAGCCAGGTGCCTGGCCAGCGCCCCCACGCCCACAAACCCCAGCCCAGATCCCAGCGGCCCTGGTCCCGTGTCTTGGCCATCCAAAATGAG CACATCCGGGCTAGGTttgaccctgacacagggctcttgGTGGAGATGGAGAACCTGGACCAGAACCTCCTGCTACCTGTTCGCCAAGCCTTCTACTG GTACAACGCCAGTGTAGGCAACAACCTAAGCACCCAGGTCTCAGGTGCCTACATCTTCAGACCCAACCAAGAGAAACCGTTGATGGTGAGCCGCTGGGCTCAAACGCGCCTGGTGAAG ACACCCTTGGTGCAGGAGGTTCACCAGAACTTCTCAGCCTGGTGTTCCCAAGTGGTTCGCTTGTACCGAGGACAGCGGCACCTGGAGCTCGAGTGGACGGTGGGACCAATCCCTGTGGG TGACGGCTGGGGGAAGGAGATCATCAGTCGCTTTGACACGGTGCTGGAGACGAAAGGACTCTTTTACACAGACAGCAATGGCCGAGAGATCCTGGAGAGGAG gcGGGATTATCGACCCACCTGGAAGCTGAACCAGACTGAGACAGTGGCGGGAAACTACTATCCAGTCAACAGCCGCATTTACATCAGG gATGGCAACATGCAGCTGACAGTGCTGACCGACCGCTCCCAGGGGGGCAGCAGCCTGAGGGATGGCTCTCTGGAGCTCATG GTGCACCGAAGGCTCCTGAAGGATGACGGACGTGGCGTAGGGGAGGCGTTACTGGAGGACGGGTTGGGGCGGTGGGTGCGAGGGCGCCACCTCGTGCTGCTGGACAAGGTCCGGACCGCGGCCACCGGGCACCGGttgcaggcagagaaggaggtCCTGGCCCCACAGGTGGTGCTGGCCCCGGGTGGCGGCGCCCCCTACCATCTGAAAGTCGCCCCgcgcaagcag TTCTCGGGGCTGCGCCGGGAGCTGCCTCCCTCCGTACACCTGCTCACGCTGGCCCGCTGGGACCAGAAAACGCTGCTGTTGCGCTTGGAGCACCAGTTCGCTGTAGGGGAGGACTCTGGCAACCTGAGCTCCCCCGTGACCTTGGATTTGACG GACCTCTTCTCCGCCTTCACCATCACCTACCTGCAGGAGACCACGCTGGTGGCCAACCAGCTCCGGGCCAGCGCCTCCAGGCTCAAGTGGACACCAAACACGG gccccacacccctgccctctccctctcggCTGGACCCCGCCACCATCACGCTGCAGCCCATGGAAATCAGAACCTTCCTGGCTTCGGTCCAGTGGGAGGAGCATGGCTAG
- the WDR83OS gene encoding PAT complex subunit Asterix: MSTNSMSDPRRPNKVLRYKPPPSECNPALDDPTPDYMNLLGMIFSMCGLMLKLKWCAWVAVYCSFISFANSRSSEDTKQMMSSFMLSISAVVMSYLQNPQPMTPPW; the protein is encoded by the exons ATGTCCACTAACAGTATGTCGGACCCACGGAGGCCGAACAAAGTGCTGAG GTACAAGCCCCCGCCGAGCGAGTGTAACCCGGCCTTGGACGACCCGACGCCAGACTACATGAACCTGCTCGGCATGATCTTCAGCATGTGCGGCCTCATGCTCAAG CTGAAGTGGTGCGCTTGGGTCGCCGTCTACTGTTCCTTCATCAGCTTTGCCAACTCCCGGAGCTCTGAGGACACTAAACAGATGATGAGTAGCTTCAT GCTGTCCATCTCTGCCGTGGTGATGTCATATCTGCAGAACCCTCAGCCCATGACGCCCCCCTGGTGA
- the WDR83 gene encoding WD repeat domain-containing protein 83: MAFPEPKPRGPELPQKRVKTLDCGQGAVRAVRFNVDGNYCLTCGSDKTLKLWNPLRGTLLRTYSGHGYEVLDAAGSFDNSSLCSGGGDKAVVLWDVASGQVVRKFRGHAGKVNTVQFNEEATVILSGSIDSSIRCWDCRSRRPEPVQTLDEARDGISSVKVSDHEILAGSVDGRVRRYDLRMGQLFSDYVGSPITCTCFSRDGQCTLVSSLDSTLRLLDKDTGELLGEYTGHKNQEYKLDCCLSERDTHVVSCSEDGKVYFWDLVEGSLALALPVGPGVVQSLSYHPQEPCLLTAVGGSVHCWREEAYEAEGGTG; encoded by the exons ATGGCTTTCCCTGAGCCCAAACCGCGGGGCCCGGAGCTGCCGCAAAAACGAGTGAAGACGCTGGACTGCGGGCAGGGGGCAGTGCGAGCTGTACGATTTAATG TGGATGGCAATTACTGTCTGACGTGCGGCAGCGACAAGACCCTGAAGCTGTGGAACCCGCTGCGGGGGACGCTGCTGCGGACCTACAGTGGCCACGGCTACGAGGTGCTGGACGCGGCCGG CTCCTTTGACAACAGCAGTCTCTGCTCCGGCGGCGGGGACAAGGCGGTGGTGCTGTGGGATGTGGCATCAGGGCAGGTCGTTCGCAAATTCCGGGGCCACGCGGGG AAGGTGAACACGGTCCAGTTTAATGAAGAGGCCACGGTCATCCTGTCTG GCTCTATCGACTCTAGCATACGCTGCTGGGACTGCCGATCTCGAAGGCCTGAGCCAGTGCAGACGCTGGACGAAGCCAGGGATGGCATATCCAGTGTGAAGGTGTCGGACCATGAGATCCTGGCAGG CTCCGTGGACGGCCGGGTGAGGCGCTACGACCTGAGGATGGGGCAGCTCTTCTCAGACTACGTGGGCA gccCCATCACTTGTACCTGCTTCAGCCGGGACGGGCAGTGCACCCTGGTGTCCAGCCTGGACTCCACGTTGCGGCTTCTAGACAAGGACACCGGGGAACTGCTGGGCGA GTACACGGGCCATAAGAACCAGGAGTACAAGCTGGACTGCTGCCTGAGTGAGCGTGACACACACGTGGTCAGCTGCTCCGAGGACGGGAAGGTGTACTTCTGGGACCTGGTAGAG GGTTCCCTGGCACTGGCCCTGCCCGTGGGTCCTGGTGTGGTGCAGTCACTGTCCTACCACCCCCAGGAGCCCTGCCTGCTGACTGCCGTGGGGGGCAGCGTCCACTGCTGGCGGGAAGAGGCTTATGAGGCGGAGGGTGGCACGGGCTGA
- the DHPS gene encoding deoxyhypusine synthase isoform X1 — translation MEGPPEGEAPAAALAAVLKHSSALPSESAQVRGYDFNRGVDYRALLEAFGTTGFQATNFGRAVQQVNAMIEKKLEPLSQDEDHHADLTQSRRPLTGCTIFLGYTSNLISSGLRETIRYLVQHNMVDVLVTTAGGVEEDFIKCLAPTYLGDFSLRGKELRENGINRIGNLLVPNDNYCKFEDWLMPILDQMVLEQNTEGVKWTPSKMIARLGKEINNPESVYYWAQKNHIPVLSPALTDGSLGDMIFFHSYKKPGLVLDIVEDLRLINTQAIFAKRTGMIILGGGVVKHHIANANLMRNGADYAVYINTAQEFDGSDSGARPDEAVSWGKIRVDAQPVKVYADASLVFPLLVAETFAQKSDAFTPEKNED, via the exons ATGGAGGGTCCTCCGGAGGGGGAGGCACCTGCAGCGGCGCTGGCCGCTGTGCTGAAGCACAGCTCGGCGCTGCCGTCCGAGAGCGCCCAAGTCCGAGGCTACGACTTCAACCGCGGCGTAGACTACCGTGCGCTACTGGAGGCCTTCGGCACCACTGGCTTCCAGGCCACCAACTTCGGGCGCGCAGTGCAGCAAGTCAACGCCATG ATAGAGAAGAAACTAGAGCCGCTGTCGCAGGATGAAGACCATCATGCAGACTTGACCCAGAGCCGCCGCCCACTTACTGGCTGCACCATTTTTCTGGGCTACACATCCAATCTCATCAGTTCAGGCCTCCGTGAGACCATCCGTTACCTCGTGCAGCACAACATG GTGGACGTCTTAGTGACCACAGCTGGCGGTGTGGAGGAAGATTTCATCAAGTGCTTGGCACCCACGTACCTGGGCGATTTCAGTCTCAGGGGGAAGGAGCTACGCGAGAACGGGATCAACAG GATTGGAAACCTACTGGTGCCCAATGACAATTACTGCAAATTTGAGGACTGGTTGATGCCCATTCTGGACCAGATGGTGCTGGAGCAGAACACAGAG GGTGTGAAGTGGACGCCTTCCAAGATGATCGCCCGGCTGGGCAAGGAGATCAACAACCCAGAATCCGTGTATTACTGGGCCCAGAAG AACCACATCCCCGTGTTGAGCCCAGCGCTCACAGATGGCTCCCTGGGCGACATGATCTTCTTCCATTCCTACAAGAAGCCAGGCCTGGTCCTGGACATCGTTGAGG ACCTGAGGCTCATCAACACACAGGCCATCTTTGCCAAGCGCACTGGCATGATCATCCTGGGCGGGGGTGTGGTCAAGCACCACATCGCCAACGCCAACCTCATG cGGAACGGGGCCGACTATGCTGTCTACATCAACACGGCCCAGGAATTCGACGGCTCGGATTCTGGTGCCAGGCCAGACGAAGCAGTCTCCTGGGGCAAGATCCGGGTGGACGCACAGCCTGTCAAG GTCTATGCCGATGCCTCCCTGGTCTTCCCCCTGCTTGTGGCCGAAACCTTCGCCCAGAAGTCGGACGCCTTCACGCCAGAGAAGAATGAGGACTGA
- the DHPS gene encoding deoxyhypusine synthase isoform X2, which produces MEGPPEGEAPAAALAAVLKHSSALPSESAQVRGYDFNRGVDYRALLEAFGTTGFQATNFGRAVQQVNAMIEKKLEPLSQDEDHHADLTQSRRPLTGCTIFLGYTSNLISSGLRETIRYLVQHNMVDVLVTTAGGVEEDFIKCLAPTYLGDFSLRGKELRENGINRIGNLLVPNDNYCKFEDWLMPILDQMVLEQNTEGVKWTPSKMIARLGKEINNPESVYYWAQKNHIPVLSPALTDGSLGDMIFFHSYKKPGLVLDIVEDLRLINTQAIFAKRTGMIILGGGVVKHHIANANLMVLDRAKGSTPGPCTSGGSNCYGKKRGMTIGKRKECSSEKVSSGKSNL; this is translated from the exons ATGGAGGGTCCTCCGGAGGGGGAGGCACCTGCAGCGGCGCTGGCCGCTGTGCTGAAGCACAGCTCGGCGCTGCCGTCCGAGAGCGCCCAAGTCCGAGGCTACGACTTCAACCGCGGCGTAGACTACCGTGCGCTACTGGAGGCCTTCGGCACCACTGGCTTCCAGGCCACCAACTTCGGGCGCGCAGTGCAGCAAGTCAACGCCATG ATAGAGAAGAAACTAGAGCCGCTGTCGCAGGATGAAGACCATCATGCAGACTTGACCCAGAGCCGCCGCCCACTTACTGGCTGCACCATTTTTCTGGGCTACACATCCAATCTCATCAGTTCAGGCCTCCGTGAGACCATCCGTTACCTCGTGCAGCACAACATG GTGGACGTCTTAGTGACCACAGCTGGCGGTGTGGAGGAAGATTTCATCAAGTGCTTGGCACCCACGTACCTGGGCGATTTCAGTCTCAGGGGGAAGGAGCTACGCGAGAACGGGATCAACAG GATTGGAAACCTACTGGTGCCCAATGACAATTACTGCAAATTTGAGGACTGGTTGATGCCCATTCTGGACCAGATGGTGCTGGAGCAGAACACAGAG GGTGTGAAGTGGACGCCTTCCAAGATGATCGCCCGGCTGGGCAAGGAGATCAACAACCCAGAATCCGTGTATTACTGGGCCCAGAAG AACCACATCCCCGTGTTGAGCCCAGCGCTCACAGATGGCTCCCTGGGCGACATGATCTTCTTCCATTCCTACAAGAAGCCAGGCCTGGTCCTGGACATCGTTGAGG ACCTGAGGCTCATCAACACACAGGCCATCTTTGCCAAGCGCACTGGCATGATCATCCTGGGCGGGGGTGTGGTCAAGCACCACATCGCCAACGCCAACCTCATG GTTCTAGACAGGGCGAAGGGCAGCACACCAGGGCCATGCACGTCAGGTGGCAGTAACTGctatgggaaaaaaagagggatgaCAATTGGCAAGAGAAAGGAGTGCTCTTCAGAAAAGGTAAGCTCTGGGAAATCCAACCTGTGA
- the GNG14 gene encoding putative guanine nucleotide-binding protein G(I)/G(S)/G(O) subunit gamma-14, with the protein MSSKVAIGSDIGQARRAVEQLRVEAGIDRMKVSKAAGHLLQFCAEQAKSDPFLVGIPAATNPFKEKKPCAIL; encoded by the exons ATGTCCAGCAAGGTGGCCATTGGCAGCGACATCGGGCAGGCCCGCCGGGCCGTGGAGCAGCTGCGGGTGGAGGCGGGCATCGACCGCATGAAG GTGTCCAAGGCGGCCGGCCACCTGCTGCAGTTCTGCGCGGAGCAGGCCAAGAGCGACCCCTTCCTTGTGGGCATCCCGGCTGCCACCAACCCCTTCAAGGAGAAGAAGCCCTGTGCCATCTTGTAA